The Benincasa hispida cultivar B227 chromosome 9, ASM972705v1, whole genome shotgun sequence genome has a segment encoding these proteins:
- the LOC120085795 gene encoding aspartyl protease family protein At5g10770-like, with product MASLSSMLFFAFSFLFFQSFAGKISPDSHHLTVELAGLFPSASCTRRSPQAHISSQREQSSLEVIHRHGPCGVGDSKSPTAAEMFVQDQARVDFINSKFSGKFKAMDSLRPSKATKIPAKSGATIGSGNYIVNVGLGTPKKYLSLIFDTGSDLTWTQCEPCARYCYDQKDPVFAPSQSTTYSNITCSSPDCAQLESGTGNQPGCSAAKSCIYGIQYGDQSFSVGYFAKETLTLTSTDVIDNFLFGCGQNNRGLFGSAAGLIGLGQDKISIVKQTAQKYGQIFSYCLPKTSSSTGYLTFGSGGGGGALKYTPIIEAHGVANFYGLNIVGMKVGGTQIPISPSVFSTSGAIIDSGTVITRLPPDAYSALKSAFQKGMVRYPKAPELSILDTCYDLSKYAAVSIPKVSFLFKGGTEIDLDGTGILYGASTDQVCLAFAGNRDPSTIAIIGNVQQKTLQVVYDVGGGKIGFGYNGC from the exons ATGGCGTCTCTTTCTTCAATGCTTTTCTTtgctttttctttccttttctttcaatctttcgCCGGAAAAATCTCGCCGGACTCCCACCACCTCACCGTCGAACTCGCCGGCCTTTTCCCCTCCGCCTCCTGCACCCGCCGCTCCCCCCAAG CCCATATTTCAAGTCAGAGAGAGCAGTCGTCACTGGAGGTAATTCACCGGCACGGCCCATGCGGCGTCGGAGATTCAAAATCTCCAACGGCCGCGGAAATGTTCGTGCAAGATCAGGCTCGAGTGGATTTCATCAACTCTAAATTCTCAGGGAAGTTCAAAGCCATGGACAGTTTACGGCCGTCGAAGGCCACAAAAATTCCGGCAAAGTCTGGTGCCACAATCGGCTCCGGCAACTACATAGTGAACGTGGGTCTAGGGACGCCGAAGAAGTACCTGTCGCTTATATTTGACACCGGCAGCGATCTGACGTGGACTCAATGCGAGCCTTGTGCTAGATATTGCTACGACCAAAAGGACCCTGTTTTCGCTCCTTCTCAATCCACCACTTATTCCAATATCACTTGTTCTTCCCCTGACTGCGCTCAGCTTGAATCAGGCACTG GGAATCAGCCAGGTTGCTCCGCCGCGAAATCCTGCATTTACGGAATACAATACGGCGATCAATCCTTCTCCGTCGGATATTTCGCTAAAGAAACTCTAACCTTAACCTCCACCGACGTTATCGACAATTTCCTCTTCGGTTGCGGCCAAAACAACCGTGGACTCTTCGGCAGCGCCGCCGGTCTCATCGGCCTTGGCCAGGACAAGATTTCCATCGTCAAACAGACAGCCCAAAAGTACGGCCAGATCTTCTCCTACTGCCTCCCTAAAACCTCCAGTTCCACTGGCTACCTAACATTCGGCAGTGGTGGCGGTGGCGGCGCTCTGAAATACACGCCGATCATAGAAGCACACGGCGTCGCGAATTTCTACGGCCTCAACATCGTAGGTATGAAGGTCGGCGGAACACAGATCCCGATCTCGCCGTCGGTCTTCTCGACCTCCGGCGCGATCATCGATTCCGGCACGGTGATCACACGGCTGCCGCCGGATGCATACAGTGCCTTGAAATCGGCGTTTCAGAAAGGAATGGTGAGGTATCCGAAGGCGCCGGAGCTTTCGATTTTGGACACGTGTTACGATCTGAGCAAATACGCCGCCGTATCGATCCCGAAAGTGTCGTTTCTTTTCAAAGGAGGAACAGAGATCGATCTTGACGGCACCGGAATCTTGTACGGAGCATCGACGGATCAGGTGTGTTTGGCGTTCGCCGGTAATCGGGATCCGAGCACCATCGCCATTATTGGGAACGTGCAGCAGAAGACTTTGCAGGTGGTTTACGATGTCGGTGGGGGGAAGATTGGGTTTGGTTATAATGGTTGTTAG